Proteins encoded by one window of Halorubrum ruber:
- the moaA gene encoding GTP 3',8-cyclase MoaA, producing MAGPLADDFGREVTGVRISLTDRCNFDCVYCHNEGLGDTRGPMEPSDEEMSADDVVRFLEVVEGYGVDAVKFTGGEPMLRQDLEEIIERTPDSMEVSMTTNGTFLPGRAEDLKAAGLDRVNVSQDALDPDDFAEVTKSGAYEKVLEGVRAAVDAGLDPVKLNMVVFTHTAGYVEEMVEYVADNDGLQLQLIQYMPELTGKPEWNVDIGRVHDWLAEKADRVEHREMHDRKRYFVGEDSDDETGGMVEIVDPVENEEFCANCGRVRVTHEGYLKGCLNRNDDLRSMGEMTREEIADTFEEVVANRVPYYGEYLIEGEDGEYELNEKYLGAPSAAD from the coding sequence ATGGCCGGCCCACTCGCGGACGACTTCGGACGGGAGGTGACGGGGGTACGGATCTCGCTCACCGACCGGTGTAACTTCGACTGCGTCTACTGTCACAACGAGGGGTTAGGCGACACGCGCGGGCCGATGGAGCCGAGCGACGAGGAGATGAGCGCGGACGACGTGGTCCGCTTCTTAGAGGTCGTCGAGGGGTACGGCGTCGACGCCGTGAAGTTCACGGGCGGCGAGCCGATGCTCCGCCAGGACCTCGAGGAGATCATCGAGCGCACGCCCGACTCGATGGAGGTGTCGATGACGACGAACGGCACCTTCCTCCCCGGGCGCGCGGAAGACCTGAAGGCCGCCGGGCTCGACCGCGTCAACGTCTCGCAGGACGCGCTCGACCCGGACGACTTCGCGGAGGTGACGAAGTCGGGCGCCTACGAGAAGGTCCTCGAAGGCGTCAGGGCCGCCGTCGACGCCGGGCTCGACCCCGTGAAGCTCAACATGGTCGTGTTCACGCACACCGCGGGCTACGTCGAGGAGATGGTCGAGTACGTCGCCGACAACGACGGGCTCCAGCTCCAGCTCATCCAGTACATGCCGGAGCTGACGGGCAAGCCCGAGTGGAACGTCGACATCGGGCGCGTCCACGACTGGCTCGCGGAGAAGGCCGACCGCGTCGAACACCGCGAGATGCACGACCGGAAGCGGTACTTCGTCGGCGAGGACAGCGACGACGAGACGGGCGGCATGGTCGAGATCGTCGACCCCGTCGAGAACGAGGAGTTCTGCGCCAACTGCGGCCGCGTCCGCGTCACCCACGAGGGGTACCTGAAGGGGTGTCTCAACCGCAACGACGACCTCCGCTCGATGGGCGAGATGACCCGCGAGGAGATCGCGGACACCTTCGAGGAAGTGGTGGCGAACCGCGTCCCCTACTACGGCGAGTACCTGATCGAGGGTGAGGACGGGGAGTACGAACTGAACGAGAAGTATCTCGGGGCGCCGAGCGCGGCGGACTGA